A part of Streptomyces sp. NBC_00557 genomic DNA contains:
- a CDS encoding DUF899 domain-containing protein, with the protein MSLPEIVSREQWRAAREELLRKEEAVRRAREVLGAERRRLPMVEVDPEYVFEGGDGKATLLDLFEGRTQLVVQHFVFAPERETGCPCCSALLDQVGHLAHLRARNTSFAAVSRAPFTRILPFKARMGWTVPWYSSSHSDFNLDLEATVVTDQGLADRPGISCFLREHDRVFHTYSVYGDADDGSGGPGGLDGLGTLAGLLDLTPLGRNPSGSDRLRLHDEYDH; encoded by the coding sequence ATGTCGCTTCCGGAGATCGTCTCTCGTGAGCAGTGGCGCGCTGCGCGCGAGGAGTTGCTGCGCAAGGAAGAGGCGGTCAGACGGGCGCGCGAGGTGCTCGGCGCGGAGCGGCGGCGGCTGCCCATGGTCGAGGTGGACCCGGAGTACGTCTTCGAGGGCGGCGACGGCAAGGCCACCCTCCTGGACCTCTTCGAGGGCCGGACCCAACTCGTCGTGCAGCACTTCGTGTTCGCCCCGGAGCGGGAGACCGGCTGCCCGTGCTGCTCGGCCCTCCTGGACCAGGTCGGCCACCTCGCCCATCTGCGCGCCCGGAACACCTCCTTCGCGGCCGTCTCCCGGGCGCCGTTCACCAGGATCCTGCCCTTCAAGGCACGCATGGGCTGGACGGTGCCCTGGTACTCCTCCTCCCACAGCGACTTCAACCTCGACCTCGAGGCCACCGTGGTGACGGACCAGGGCCTGGCCGACCGTCCGGGCATCAGCTGCTTCCTGCGCGAACACGACCGGGTCTTCCATACCTATTCGGTGTACGGCGACGCGGACGACGGCTCGGGCGGACCGGGCGGCCTGGACGGACTCGGCACCCTCGCGGGTCTGCTCGACCTCACCCCACTCGGCCGCAACCCGTCCGGAAGCGACCGGCTGCGCCTGCACGACGAGTACGACCACTGA